DNA from Desulfarculus baarsii DSM 2075:
CCAGAAGGCCCGCGCCCTGGGCGTGATGTTCGTGCGCTTCGACCTGGACCGCAAGCCGGTGGTCGAGCTTGACGGCGACCAGCTCCAGGTGCGGGCCTACGATCCCATCCTGGACATGGACGTGGCCTTCCCGGCCGACGTGGTGGGCCTGGCCACGGCCATCGTCAGCCACCGCCAAGAGGAACTGGCCCAGATGTTCAAGCTGCCCATGGACTCCGACGGATGGCTGCTGGAGGCCCACGTCAAGCTGCGCCCGGTGGATTTCGCCACCGACGGCGTGTTCATGGCCGGCATCGCCCACTATCCCAAGCCCATCGAGGAGGCCATCAGCCAGGCCCAGGCGGCGGTCAGTCGGGCCATCACCGTGCTGTCGCGCAAGGAAATGTTCCTGCCCGGCACCGTGGCCGTCATCGACAAGAAAAAGTGCGTGGGTTGCGGCGTGTGCTGGGAGATCTGCCCCTACTCGGCGATCACCCAAGACAGCGCCGACGGCTTGGCCGTGGTCAACGAGGCCCTGTGCAAGGGCTGCGGCACCTGCGTGGCCTCGTGCCGTTCGGGCGCGCCCAACCTCAAGGGCTTCAGCAACCAGGACGTGATGAGCCAGATTACGACCATGCTTCAGGGCTAGGCGGCCCGGCAGCGTGCAGCTGGAGAACGATATAATGAGCGACAAGGAACAATTCGAGCCGCGGATAGCAGCTTTCTTCTGCAACTGGTGCACCTACGGCGGCGCGGACCTGGCCGGCGTCAGCCGCCTGCAATATCCGCCCAACATCCGCGTGGTGCGCATCCCCTGCACCGGGCGCATGAGCCCCAAATTCATCCTGCAGGCCTTCCGGCAGGGCGCCGACGGCATCTGGGTCAGCGGCTGCCACCCCGGAGACTGCCACTACATCGCCGGCAACATGTACGCCCGGCGACGTTTCGCGGTCCTCAAGAACCTCTTGGAGTACGTCGGCCTGGAGCCCGGTCGCATTCACTTCTCCTGGATCTCCTCGGCCGAGGCCACCAAGTTCCAGGAGACGGTCATCGAGGTGACCAACGCCGTGCGCGCGCTGGGGCCGGCCAAATTCATGTTGAAGGACATCGCTCCCCAAGCGCAGCGTGAGGTGGCCTGATGCAGCAGCGAACTGAAAAAATCCGCGAGGCGGCCAAACGCCTTCTGGCCGAAGGGGCGGTGGACGTGGTGCTTGGTTATCGCGCCGGCACGGTGCCCATGCGCGAGCAACCCTTTGCCGCCCGCAGCGTCGAGGAGGCCGACGAACTGGTCTGGAGCAGCTTCTGCTGCAACAACCTGGCCAACTTCTTGGTGCGCCGCGACGAAAAGACCGCCATCGTGGCCCAGGGCTGCGTCAGCCGCAACATCGTGGGCCTGCTCCAAGAAAACCAGATCGACCGCAAGCGCCTGAAAATCATCGGCGTGCCCTGCCTGGGCATGGTCTCGCGCTCGAAGGTGCTGGACAAGATCGGCAACAAGACGGTCTTTGCCGTGGAAGAGCAAGGCGAGGAACTGGTCGTCAAGGGCAAGGGCTTCGAAGAGCGCTTGAACCGCAAGGAACTCCTGCGCGACAACTGCTTCACCTGCCAGCACCGCAATCCGGTCATTTCCGACGAGATGGTTTGCGAGCCGGTGCAGGACGCCGCCGGTGGCGACATCGACAAGATGGCCGCGCCTTGGGAGGCCCTGGCCCCCGAGGAGCGCTGGTCCACCTTCAAGGAGGCCTTTGCCGACTGCATCCGTTGCTACGCCTGTCGCGACGCCTGTCCGCTGTGTTATTGCCACGTCTGCTTCGTCGACGAGTCCAAGCCCCAGTGGTGCGGCAAGACTCAAGACGAGGCCGACGTGCAGACGTTCCATATCTTGCGCGCCTTCCACTGCGCCGGCCGCTGCACCGACTGCGGGGCCTGTGAGTCGGCCTGCCCCATGGGCATCAAGATGCGCGTCTTGACCAGCAAGATCGAAAAGGACGTGCGTCAGATGTATGGCTACACGCCGGGCATGGACGAAAAAGCCACGCCGACGATGAGCGTGTACCGTCCCAACGACCCGCAGGACTTCATCAAGTAAGGGTGGCTGCCATGGCAGACAAAATATTGGCCAAAGACAAGCTGGACGAGTTCATCGCCAAGCTGCGGGAAGAAGCCGACGTTTACGCGCCCGCGCGCGTCGGCGCCAAGACCACGTGGCAAGAGGTGAACGGCGCCGAGGGTCTGGACTGGGATTTCACCAACACCGAAATGTCCCCCAAGGACTTTTTCTTCCCCCAGACCGAATGCATGATGCGCTTCAAGAACGCCAAGGATGATCCCGAGGGGATGATCATGAAGGCCGAGGAGTTGCTGCCCCGGTCGCGGGTTCTTTTGAACATGCGCCCCTGCGACGCCAAGGCCTTCCAGGTGCTG
Protein-coding regions in this window:
- a CDS encoding hydrogenase iron-sulfur subunit codes for the protein MSDKEQFEPRIAAFFCNWCTYGGADLAGVSRLQYPPNIRVVRIPCTGRMSPKFILQAFRQGADGIWVSGCHPGDCHYIAGNMYARRRFAVLKNLLEYVGLEPGRIHFSWISSAEATKFQETVIEVTNAVRALGPAKFMLKDIAPQAQREVA
- a CDS encoding 4Fe-4S dicluster domain-containing protein — protein: MQQRTEKIREAAKRLLAEGAVDVVLGYRAGTVPMREQPFAARSVEEADELVWSSFCCNNLANFLVRRDEKTAIVAQGCVSRNIVGLLQENQIDRKRLKIIGVPCLGMVSRSKVLDKIGNKTVFAVEEQGEELVVKGKGFEERLNRKELLRDNCFTCQHRNPVISDEMVCEPVQDAAGGDIDKMAAPWEALAPEERWSTFKEAFADCIRCYACRDACPLCYCHVCFVDESKPQWCGKTQDEADVQTFHILRAFHCAGRCTDCGACESACPMGIKMRVLTSKIEKDVRQMYGYTPGMDEKATPTMSVYRPNDPQDFIK